One segment of Leptodactylus fuscus isolate aLepFus1 chromosome 7, aLepFus1.hap2, whole genome shotgun sequence DNA contains the following:
- the KATNB1 gene encoding katanin p80 WD40 repeat-containing subunit B1: MATSGTTKTAWKLQEIVAHASNVAALALGKSSGRLLATGGEDCRVNLWSVNKPNCIMSLTGHTSPVESVRFSTSEKLIVAGSQSGSLRVWNMEEAKIQRTLMGHKANVCSLDFHPYGEFVASGSLDTNIKLWDVRRKGCVFRYKGHTQAVRCLRFSPDGKWLASSSDDHTVKLWDLSAGKLMAEFIEHTGPVQIVEFHPNEYLLASASGDRTVRFWDLEKFQSVGCMEGEATPFRSILFSSDGGCLFCGGRDVLRVYGWEPERCFDTVPVAWGKVSDLSICNNQLIGVSSTQSNVSSFVVDLHRVKMTGSGTQGSLPKEMPVSQPTPAGSSLRRNYERPSTTCTKPKRVSPTSDDEEKESRAEIQNAEDYKEIFQPKNTISRTPPRNSEPFPAPPEDDLTVVKEAVPAAPEVVTPVPITRKNSEQLNRPPVAASTPTVCPDPPAAPSISSNPPVISAARNEPIGLKVADFLPVVKGSSPAEIVDEEAVCQIRKGHDTMCMVLTSRMRNLDTVRAVWSTGDVKTSMDSAVAVNDLSVVVDLLNIINQKASLWKLDLCLTVLPQIDKLLQSKYESYVQTGCVSLKLLLQRFLPLITDTLSAPPSVGVDISREERLMKCKLCYKQLKSLYVLVKSKASQSGRYGSAFWELQLLMSGLE, from the exons ATGGCGACTTCGGGAACAACGAAAACAGCATGGAAGCTGC AAGAAATAGTGGCTCATGCCAGCAATGTTGCAGCTCTGGCCCTTGGGAAGAGTTCTGGCCGCCTCCTGGCAACCGGTGGAGAAGATTGCCGCGTCAATCTGTGGTCTGTCAATAAACCAAACTGTATAATG AGTCTGACTGGGCACACATCCCCAGTGGAGAGTGTCCGCTTCAGCACGTCTGAGAAGCTGATTGTGGCCGGATCTCAGTCGGGTTCTCTGCGGGTGTGGAACATGGAAGAAGCTAAAA tacAGAGGACATTAATGGGACACAAGGCCAATGTGTGCAGTCTAGATTTCCACCCGTATGGAGAGTTTGTGGCGTCGGGGTCTCTAGACACAAACATTAAG CTGTGGGACGTGCGCAGAAAAGGGTGTGTGTTTCGTTACAAG GGGCACACACAAGCCGTGCGCTGCTTACGTTTCAGTCCAGATGGCAAGTGGTTGGCTTCATCTTCGGATGACCACACTGTAAAG CTCTGGGATCTAAGTGCTGGAAAGTTAATGGCTGAGTTTATTGAGCACACAGGGCCTGTGCAGATTGTGGAGTTTCACCCTAATGAATATTTGCTGGCATCAGCAAGTGGAGACAG GACAGTTCGTTTCTGGGATCTAGAGAAGTTCCAGTCAGTGGGCTGTATGGAAGGGGAAGCCACACCTTTCAG GTCCATCCTTTTCAGCAGTGATGGTGGCTGTCTTTTCTGCGGGGGCCGGGATGTTTTACGTGTTTATGGCTGGGAACCAGAGCGCTGTTTTGATACGGTGCCTGTCGCGTGGGGCAAGGtctctgacctatctatctgcaacaaCCAGCTG ATTGGCGTATCTAGCACTCAGTCCAACGTGTCCTCTTTTGTTGTTGACCTGCATCGTGTGAAAATGACTGGATCAGGTACTCAGGGGTCTCTTCCAAAAGAAATGCCAGTCAGTCAGCCCACTCCAGCAGGATCATCCTTGAGACGGAACTACGAGCGACCATCAACTACTTGCACAAAGCCAAAGAG GGTTAGCCCAACCAGTGATGATGAGGAGAAGGAGTCACGAGCAGAAATCCAGAATGCAGAGGATTACAAGGAAATCTTCCAGCCCAAGAATACTATCT CTCGGACTCCCCCACGAAATAGTGAACCTTTCCCAGCTCCCCCAGAGGATG ACCTCACTGTAGTAAAGGAAGCCGTTCCTGCCGCACCAGAGGTCGTTACTCCTGTTCCCATTACCAGGAAAAAC TCTGAACAGCTTAACAGACCCCCAGTTGCAGCTTCTACGCCTACTGTATGCCCggaccctccagctgctccatccATATCCAGTAACCCCCCAGTTATATCTGCAGCAAGGAACGAGCCCATTGGTCTTAAAGTTGCAGACTTTCTCCCA GTTGTCAAGGGTTCATCCCCAGCAGAGATTGTGGATGAAGAAGCTGTATGTCAGATCCGAAAAGGCCATGACACAATGTGCATGGTACTGACTAGCAGAATGCGAAATCTggatactgtaagagcagtgtggagcacaGGGGACGTAAAG ACCTCAATGGACTCTGCTGTGGCTGTTAATGATCTCTCTGTGGTTGTGGATCTCCTTAACATAATCAACCAGAAAGC GTCCCTGTGGAAGCTGGATCTTTGCCTCACTGTGCTGCCTCAGATTGACAAACTGCTACAAAGTAAATATGAGAG TTATGTACAGACTGGATGTGTTTCCCTCAAGCTCCTCCTGCAGAGGTTCCTTCCTCTAATCACAGACACACTCTCAGCGCCACCTTCTGTGGGTGTGGACATTTCACGCGAGGAAAG GCTGATGAAATGTAAGCTGTGTTACAAGCAGCTGAAGAGCCTGTATGTGCTGGTGAAGAGCAAAGCATCACAGAGTGGACGATATGGGAGCGCCTTCTGGGAGCTGCAGCTCCTCATGTCAGGACTCGAGTGA